AAATATAACTATTAGTCAAATATATTGGAAATACGCTTAATCTGTGTTCTTTGCGTGTATAATACTAACcgtaaaattatattttgttaAACCCGACCCtttggcaccaatcgaaccagACATCCAACTCGAAGAAACGTATAGAGTTATATGGAGGTGCTCCGCTAGACATCTCGAACAAACAAGACTCGAACCTGTTGAAtgaatggaatatttttttatgttggaTGTCGTGTTAGATTAGTACCAGAGGGCCGGGTAACGTGTATGATTGTAGCTATCGGCTTCAGTCTTCCTGTTGAGTGCTATACTTGAACTTGCACTCCAGCTATACTATCCCTAAATATTAGTATAATAAATAGCTTGATTTAGTTTAATATATattaggccgcaaatacacgatatgcgtttccgcgggcgcgttcAAACGTGGAtaacagttccgcagagaTATACAGAATgagcatctctgcgtttccgTTGTAGCACATTCGAATGACATTTAATTCCTATGGCTGGATTTTatacgcgtttccgcgggcgcgaTTTTCGTATTGTATGTTATCCTATCTAGCTACTGTTTTGACCCTTTCCTCATATGTCTATTATATTAAAATTTCAGCTCATAGCGATAGCACTTGAACGTCTTATGAAACTTGGAAAAAATCGTTGTCAAAAAGTAAGCTGCATTCCGTTATGTATGCTGAAATGaccatattatttttttatttatttaattacgtCAACATTTACCATGTACTGGAAAGGTATAGTTTGGATGAACTTACCATTTTAAAATTGCACAGTCTGATCATGAGCAATCGAATCAGAAGGGCGCGAGGAAATGGTTGGCAGACCGGGACAATTTTGTGCAGCATACgctaaataaagaaacaaatgcATTAGTAATATTACTTTTAGTAGGTTCAATAAAAAGAAGTCTGGTTTTTTTACCTTCACAGTATAATTTCCCTTATAATTGTTTGCACAACAATAACGTCGTGTATGTATAGTAGTTTAATCGAGTTGGTTTATGCCGTCCGTCCATAGTTGCATTCTTTTTTCACTCGCTTTTTGTCATCAAATATCCGCTGTAGAAGAATCTGAAACATTAGGACGATGAAGCATAACTAATTAATCTTTTATTTATCCAGCTATTGCATTTTGCTGTCACCCTGTTGTCTCACtgctttcttccttctttATACGTTCGGCTTATCACGGATATATCTTGCAAAAAACTTGCACTGCAGTAAAATGAACTAAATAAACACTGTAATTGCCACAAAACCGGTATATTGCACAGGGAATCGcactaattttaaatttcagcACGAAACCTTCttccaaacaaaacactttatGCCGTCTCGCGaatagtgttgggtaaagtagcacaattaagtgtgctgtgcgcacacgcacattgcctttagtgtgctgtgcgcactgtgcgcacagtgcgcacttggaaccagtgcggaagtgctagcacagtgctagcactttcgcacagtgctagcacagtgctagcactttcgcacagtgcgctctctgagcacagtgcgaaagtgctagcacagtgctagcactttcgcacagtgcgctctctgagcacagtgcggaagtgatagcacagtgctagcactttcgcacagtgcgctctctgagcacagtgcggaagtggtagcacagtgttagcactttcgcacagtgcgctctctgagcacagtgcggaagtgctagcacagtgctagcactttcgcacagtgcgctctctgagcacagtgcggaagtgctagcacagtgcgctctctgagcacagtgcggaagtgctagcactgtgctagcactttcgcactgtgctcagagagcgcactgtgcgaaaatgctagcacagtgctagcactttcgcacagtgcgctctctgagcacagtgcggaagtgctagcacagtgctagcactttcgcacagtgcgctctctgagcacagtgcgaaagtgctagcactgtgcggaagtgctagcactgtgctagcactgtgcgaaagtgctagcactgtggtaGCACTTAaggcactgtgctgtgctgtgcgcacagtatggtgtgctgtgcgcacagtgcgcacagcagcactttacccaacactactcGCGAATCATCACATAATAATCACAATATGACATCACATAatattgtgctacatgatgcatagaaggtcgttgaagcatcaaacatgttcaaattaaaaaatattagattagtgttagacgttctcctacgcttgttttaaataggcttcttcaccctcaattggcaggggcatcgaatggtctcatcagcagcggcacgaaataaaataaaccatcaatacaccgataacactttaaatcccaattcagcttctcccacagcgtctcaaggccacacacaaattaataaatgctaacacccaccaataacaacaatacacaaccgcaatgcacatattaaatcaacgcatacaccacaacaaccaatcagctggcggcggaaggcacgggctgaagcgcaagtaaggcagggcagggtgagggagagGTAGAagcagcggacgaaaaaatgggtgccaatatttttaaattttttgaccgttttttttgctccgccgccacaaatagttcgtccatttcgccaacagatggcgctaaacttgctcgacccagcgcgggaatcgctgaagtccagcgaaAGACCGCATAAGACCAGgccaaatctgcgctggccagcgcagaatttggtacatttccagcgctggaaactgctcgaattttcgAATAATTGGCATTCCTTCACGTGCTTCCGTGTGATTTTTGGTTGACTAGCGGGAGGCCACGTCCGcctccaccgccgccgcctcctCTGCCGAGGTCAAACCGCCTTGCCGGTTGTAGGAAGAGGTGGCCAGCTCAGGATAGACAGACTCCCCTCTGTCTATATCACCTCCTTCAACACCTCGTCGCTCATCCTGTTGATGCTGGCGATGTCGCTGCCGAAGTCTTGCCATCCGAGCGCGGATATTCGCCCGGCGCTCCGACGTTCGTGGTGACGATGAAGGCGCAGATGGCCGTTCGCCACGCTGCTCCTCCCTTTGACGCACCGTCTGCGTCCTTCTCACTATATTTCGAAGGTCATTACGGGTACGCCGGACTGATTCGGGGTCGAGCCGGTTGGCGGGTTCCTCCAGCATGGCCTGTGCGGCGAGAATGGCGCGTTCCTCGTCCCAGCAGCGTTGGAGTTCTAAGGTGATGCGCTTGGCGGCCTCGCACACGTTGCTCCAGTTGGTGGGTGATTGAAGCATGTGCGCCTCCAACGTTTCTGGCAAAACTCCATCCAATAGCTCACTCCTCACCTCAGCAAAGCGAGGGCATTCGAACAttaggccgcggggccacgaggctttctcaagctgagaaaacattctcaaacactcatttaagtttctcaagcactcaaaacttgttctcagacccgagctcgtggccgtcgtcaatttttctcactctgagaaactaATAAAGCCACTCAAGTTTTATTTggagctttaaatagaaaatatgtttttgatcgcatgtttttttaaactttttcaattataaatattgaatacattttccaaagtgattatcgaaaaagaaatagcacaattgcttttatttcaggtagccgatcgctgcatcgtcaactttctcaaagattctcaaagattctcaaaaccgattttgttccgattcgacaaacgctGAGAACGAGGATTTCTCAAAAGtactcatgagtgcttgagaaaatgagtGTTGAGAATccccatggccccgcggcTAAGGATGTCGGTTGCTTGGTCTGCCCCCCCACTTGAAGCTCACGGTTTGAATTCACAAAGAATTTTCATTGCAAATATGCTTATGCACAACAGTGATGCACCTACGTTGCTCTCCTCGATACCGCTCTACGTTCCTTCTCGTTCCTTCCGCGTTCCCTCGTCCTCCCCTATATATTACCCCTCGCCGTACAGCTGTCGGTCGTAATGATCCACTGCTGCGCGTAATACGCACTTTCAATTCCTCGTATCACCTATTCGACTTCCACCTATCCTCCTCTTTCCAGTCTCGTCTATTCTCCCTCTCTAGTATCCCTTCTCCTTGTTATAAGTTATAACAAGGATAAGTTATAAGCTTCCAAAAGACACTGGCTACCCGGGTAACCCGGTTGACTGGAATAAGGGTATtgcaaaaattaattttaacaaaCAGGATTATTCTAAAAATTCCAAAATTTCAAGCCATTCGTATTCCTATAATCTAATAAATGATTTGGCCACCCGGGTAGCCGGATGCCTGGAACAAGgttaaaagattttttttcctttttgcacaacaaccgctgccggtcaaggcctgcctgtacccactagtaaagtgggcttggctttcagtgacttattgttaccgtagcaggatagtcagtcctacgtatgggggcacggtctattcggggcttgaacccatgacgggtatgttgttaagtccttcgagttgatgactgtaccaccagaccggccgtTTAAAAGTTAAAAGGCCGTTAAACGTTAAAAGATCGGTCTAATTTGTTTTACAGGACATCGCTGAAGAGTTTCCTCATTGATGGGTGAAAAAAGTTTTCCGCGTAAGTGGGTTAGACTCTAAAGAACTGTCCAGAGTGTTGCAAAGTCACATATTAAGTTATATTATGATGTATCCGACTTTAGGTGACCGCCAAtgtatttcttcattttttcacTAAGGGTTCTTCTCTAAAACGTTTTCTCTTTTGTGTGTCCTTGTAGGAACTCTTCGCTGTGGGTGCCATAATAATGATCGAAATTCTCACTCGACCCGCATATCACTAGTCCActattctattttttattctatttagtCCTTcggtttttttggaaaaaagatCAATATTGTTTAAGCATCGCACTGCTAGAGACCAAACAATCGTGTTGTAATCAAAATGCTTTAGAGATCGACGTGGAGAGCCAAGTTGTTAACCAAAAGGAGAAATGTCTGAAAGTTTTATAGAAATACATGAATGGTAAAGAGCCTCCATCAAGACAGCAAAGATTCACATCCGCATTCAAActtacattaaaaacaaagaaaatcccaaaaaatcatttttttaatttgactaataaaatacacttttgtgtgttttattaatATGTTTATAATAAAACATCTATTTTTTCTCATAAATCTTAGCAGACATACTTGAAAAATCAACATCATTTGCATTCAAActtacattaaaaacaaagaaaatcccaaaaaatcattttttttatttgaataataaaatacacttttgtgtgttttattaatATGTCTATAATAAAACATCTATTTTTTCTCATAAATCTTAGCAGACATACTTGAAAAATCAACATCGTTTGCAGGAATTAATTATTGTTTAGATTGTTTACTGATTGGTATAACCTTGAGACGCTTAAAATTCAAGGTATTGCCAGCTACATTTAGATCTGATGCTATCGTCGGTTGGGATAGAACTATACGCTGCGATTGCACCTTTTGCGATCCTCCATCGGCGTTCTgtaattacaaataaaaatataaagatACACTGTTATGGAATAAAATTTGATGCAAAGCATCAACGATTTCAATACAAAATTggatatttttacaaaaatctgAAATAGATTCCAGATAAATGCACTAAATCACATTTGAAAACCTTTTGTATTATAAAAGTTTTTAATACTTACATTACTTATTTCAGTATTTGAGGATTGTATTTTGACAAATGATTTATCTTCCATACTCATCGCACTTAATGGTTTGTTATTAGCAGCTACATTTGGTGTGAAAAAAATGGCGCTTCCAGCAGAGCCATGCTGTTTACTTTGCTGTTGTTTCTGTGTAGTTTGCTGAGGATACTGCGTCTGAGCTTCCTgcgtttgttgctgttgccttGGTTGAGCTGTAGTGCATCTTCCCGCACAGGCTGTTATTGTTGTAATGGATGTTTTAACTAAACTTCCTGCACCGCTGGCGCCTACCGACCCAGCCGAAATAGTTGTATGTTGAGAAAGTTTATTTAATGCCGTTGGTGGTACACTTTGTACCTTGAGCAAATTATTACGAATCATGAGAGTTTGAATTTGTCCTGGAATAACGCTGTTTGTGCATGCATTTTCTCTTCTTGCCGTTGAAGGTAAACCAGGTACATTCTGTTTAAAAACAGATACAAAAGCTATATTAATTCATTCACATTAGAATACCACAATCGGATGAATTAATTACAGCGGACCTCCTTATAACGAGTTTATAAAGCCTGCGTTAGAGCCCCAGTGAAATTGAACGTCAATTTTAGTGTTTTCTGGTATATTTCGTGATTTTTTATCAGAATATTGCGTATCGTACACCAAAATAAAGGATATTCAATTCCCCAACGATCTAGActtaaaaaacatttaattaataaattaaatgcatttccttgTGATTTCCCGCTTTgttcacggtgaaaaaattatggtCAGCGGGGCTTCACAAGGAAATGTATTCAattcatcattttaatatcATAGATGACCAACATCACCACCTAATCCCGGGAATTGTTCAATCCAAATTAAAAGGACAACGAAGAaagattgtaaaaaaaattatgaataGCATTGACGACCTTTTGATAAGTATCAATGCACATTTTAAGAAACCCTAAGACATTGTAATAGCCATATATGCCATGAAGCAAAAAACCACAGTGAAGGATTTTGgtgaaaaaaatcaagataTAGCAGAAGAACTAGAGCAAGCTTACCTAAATGAAAATGTCCTCCCAGAGCTGGCTAGCCGAAAAACAAATAGGATGGCAATGAAAGCTTTTGGAAAATGGTTAACAAACGAGATGCATCAGGCAATAGCTCTGTCAGGTATGATTCCTACCTTAGACTCTGAAATTATTGTCTATATCgacaatataaataaaaattgcaaGAAATGGATTTTGATAACAAGCAGATTAGTCAGGACAACCAATAGAATAGCTTTTACCAACCTCAGAATAATAATCCGATAAAGGACGAGCATCGTTCAAATAACAGCAGCTGGAGGTCTCAACCTCAGGAAAGCAATATTAACTGGAGATCTCAGGCTCAACAGAACAGTAACTtcagaaagaaaaatatagGAAATGTTCAAAACAGACATCCTAGCGAGGAAATCGGGTACAATTTCCAAAATAGGAAACCCAAAAATTCTAGAGCATTGCGATCCCAAAAGTGCAATTTATTGCGCTGAAGTAAATAATCAGCACTCagaagaaacagaaaacacaaaagCCCGAATTtcactcataaaaaataataataactataGTAATAAAAAGTATGAAAATAAGTTTTATAATCAAAATGATAAAGGATATGTaaacattgataaaaaaacaatcaagtGCAACTGGGGCAATATTATATAGAGTAACAGAATGAGCTATTCGACAGCAGAACGAGCTTTAATACTAAATCTAATGAACCCATTAACGAGCATACaaattatgaaataaaaagattACGTAAAAACTCAGAAATAATAATTGACGAAAATTAAGAGTTCACTAACGAAAATCGTGAAGAACATATGAACAATCAGTATGTGaatgaatataaaaattataagcAAACGATAATCATTAATGACGTTATTAAGAGAACTATGTTCGAGAAACCATTAACAGAAGTTATAAAACTGATAGATCACGTAGAAAGAAATAATGAGATGTATTGCAGAAACAGTCATAAAACTATGCTAAAGaatgcaaagaaaagaaaaccagGGTGGCCACTCGAATCAGGATTTTAAATTTTCGGTTTTTCCGATTTTTCCCGGATTTTTGGGGGTTTTCCGGTTCACTATACTTCGTGTACCGGTTATCGATACTTCAATTCCAAATTATCATATCATAAAGCGTTTTTAAAAATCGTTATCTAGAGGATgataggtaaagacggacattacaggaaagatggacacttgACATAAATACTAATTATAAGTTATTACTCAATTATTAAACAATATAATATCGAAACTGGAGGTGTGACAACACATTTCAGAACCATTTTAGGCATGATTTctatcaaatttgtac
The Anopheles merus strain MAF unplaced genomic scaffold, AmerM5.1 LNR4000216, whole genome shotgun sequence DNA segment above includes these coding regions:
- the LOC121601891 gene encoding uncharacterized protein LOC121601891; translated protein: MIRNNLLKVQSVPPTALNKLSQHTTISAGSVGASGAGSLVKTSITTITACAGRCTTAQPRQQQQTQEAQTQYPQQTTQKQQQSKQHGSAGSAIFFTPNVAANNKPLSAMSMEDKSFVKIQSSNTEISNNADGGSQKVQSQRIVLSQPTIASDLNVAGNTLNFKRLKVIPISKQSKQ